The Macaca fascicularis isolate 582-1 chromosome 5, T2T-MFA8v1.1 genome segment CCAGTCCCATAATGGACCGGAGCCACACAGAAGAGCGTGCAGGAGTTTCGAAGCTGCGTAGTAAAATAGCTGGCGTGGGCAGTTCTTTTATACTCTGGCTAGAGTAAAATTAACGCAGCTTTGCGTTTCTCCATCGCCGCTGTCAGCATCCAGCTAAAGGGTGTAGGGTTAAGGAAAGCGGAACCCAGTTGTCCTTTCTCAGCTGAGTCCTTTGAGAAACTGGGACTGAGAAGGGTGAGCGCCGCGgagaggggcaggggtgggagaggggagaggggagcgGGGCGGGGAAGAGGCGCGTCTGGGGTTGAAGTCCAGCTGGAAGCATCCAGCGGCGCTGCCTGCAGACGGGGGCGAAGGCAGCCGCTGAGAgtgaggggagagggggaagccgagggaagggaaggaagtaaggaaagaggaaggaaaggcagGAGGGGGTAGAAGCTGAGCGGCTGCAATTTCTGCGGCCGGCTCAgtaggaggagcaggaggggaaagaggaggatCCAGAGTCAGTCAGTCAGGCAGCCAGCGGGAGGTGgagaaagcaggaggaggaggaggaggaggattaaAGATGGCCACCAACAGCTGCGGGAAACGGCAACAACCCCTCACTTTCCGGGATGGTCCCTGCGGGTCGGCCCGGCCTTGATGGAGAGACGAAACCCGAGGAGCGCCGAGgctgaggcggcggcggcggggaccCAGCGAGGACGAGGACGCGGCGGAGCAGGGACGGGGGCAGGAGAAGGGAAAGGCGGCAGCGTCGCTGCCCCTGCCGCCTAGCACCGCTGCCTGGCCCGGCGGACCGGTTCCCATACCTCGCGGCCGCAGAATCGAGCCCGGGCCCCGGCCCCCGGCCCGCGCTGCGGGGCTCCTGGGCCCCGCCGCGGACGTCGCGCCGGTCGCCCATTCCCCGTAGCCCGTGCGTCCCCGGCGCGGAGCCCCGGCCTGCCGCGGTCCCGGCTCCCGGGCCCGGCCCGCCCGCGCCCTCCGCCGGCCCTCAGGTGAGTGCCCCCGCCATCCTCCCCGCCCCCCGCGCTCCCGGAGAGGCGGCGCAGCCTCGGCCCGGCGCGCCCGGCCGCTTTGTTCGTGCGGGGCGGAGGCGCTGCCCACTCGCGGCCCTGCGCCCGCTCCCCCTAGGGACAGGCCGCGGCCCAGCTGCTGTCCTCCCCAGGGTCCGCCTTGgcccgcagccgccgccgccgccaggGTTGGCTGCCTGGCGCGAGTCCTCCGCTGCGGCCTGGGGAGGGCGCCGTCGCGATCGGGTCGGGGTCGGGGTTGGGGTCACGGGCGGCGGGCTGAGCGGAGCGGAACCGAGATATTTCGGGGGATAGGGGAGGAGAGGGCTGGACGTTACCTCTGGGAAGCAGTGGGGGCGTAACCTGGCGGCCCTGGCTCGCAGGGGTAGGGGATCAGGCCCTGGCTCCCCCTCTGCATCCCGCGGGGTCTCAGCTCCCGgagccccccccccccgcaccggACGCAGCCGAGCGCGGCCTATATCCCTCGGGCGCTGTCTCCAGGGCTTCGGGCCTCTCCCCCTACGCCCTATGCTGGAAGCCCTTCGATTATGGAAGGAACCAGAGATGCTCCAGTTCTCTTGTACTGGGGATGTGGTGGCATCTCAAACATTCACAGTTACGGCGGGGTTTAAAACGCAGATGTGACCTTTCCGACCAAAGGCCATCTGGCTAGTGTTTGAGCCTCAGGTGCAGCTTTTCGTTGAGTTTTACCATTTAATTCTGCAATCTGCAATATCAGGTCTTCCTTTCACAGAAACAATGTGATACAACCAGATTGAAAGGATATTTACTGCATATGTGAACCCTTGCATGGACTTCCAGTAccttaaaaatggttaagtgTTTTCTATGGGAAAATGGTGCTCATGCATACGAAAAACTATTTTGGTTCAGTAATGGTTGCCAACTGGTTTACTATGTAGTTTGAAaaccaaacaattgaaaaggaaaaacaaaaccctatTATTTGGGCGTTTTAAATAGTGGCATATTTCCAGGTTGGTATTTGGTAGCAGGTTGAGAACAACTGGTTTCGACTATCAGGCGACATAACAAACAACATAAAATAGAACCAAAAATATGCTAGTTTATAGAAAAACATGTTGTATTAGTGCATAAGTCTAGTAAAAAAATCCcacttaaaaaaagataaaactttaTCATGAGACtcttaatatatattacattagaATTGAGAACTCTTCCTGCGATATTTGAACAATAGTAGAGTATGTTAACACTTTGAACCATTCTATCTCAAGCTGCTAGAAAGGTAAGTTTCTGCTGCTAGTTTCTTTCCATGAGTTAAAATGGATTCATCTGAAATATAAGCATGCTTTTCGtggggcacagtgggtcatgcctgtcatcccagcattttgggaggccaaggctgggggatgacttaaggccaggagttagaggccagcctgggcaacatagagaaaacaatttttttaaagaaaaaaaagtttctaaaaatttatATCACCTCCAAAAAGGAGGGATAAATTAGAAAATGCGATGTTCTATTCTtgcaaaatctgtttttaaaaaagtaaatgacagtataatatttcattattaagtTGGGTTCTCTACTTTGAAGAGATTCTTAAATTCCACTGCTCAACtttgcaattttaaaagtttatatcagttgttcttaatttctttctttctttttttagagatagggtcttgccctgtcacccaggctggggtatagtggcatgatcatggttcactgcagccttgaacttctgggcccaagtgatccttccaccacagcctcccaagaagttaggactacatgtgcatgccaccatgcctgtctgatttttttgtagtttttgtagagacgagggtctccctgtgttgcccaggctgatcttgaactcctggcctcaagtgatcctcctgccttagcctccctaaatgctgggattacaggcatgagccaccatgccctgcttctTTGTTAATTTCATGCATATGCTTCTGAGGGTCCTTGGCTCCCCAGAAATCATATGCAGAATATagcatatatttgaatttttcctaGATGAAGAGTCTGTGTGGTGATCGCATTCTCAAAATGATATGGCTCTGTAAAAGATTATGAACTTCTAGATAGAAAATTAAAGGATAAATATTCCATATTTGGaaagctaaaatttttaaattacatttgatGATTTATGTCCTTCATTTCTGATTATGCCCAAGAAATGTTTGTGATTAAGAGTTCA includes the following:
- the LOC141410257 gene encoding uncharacterized protein, which encodes MKDATTSPVQENWSISGSFHNRRASSIGRRGRGPKPWRQRPRDIGRARLRPVRGGGAPGAETPRDAEGEPGPDPLPLRARAARLRPHCFPEVTSSPLLPYPPKYLGSAPLSPPPVTPTPTPTRSRRRPPQAAAEDSRQAANPGGGGGCGPRRTLGRTAAGPRPVPRGSGRRAASGQRLRPARTKRPGAPGRGCAASPGARGAGRMAGALT